A stretch of Ciconia boyciana chromosome 18, ASM3463844v1, whole genome shotgun sequence DNA encodes these proteins:
- the DPM2 gene encoding dolichol phosphate-mannose biosynthesis regulatory protein, with translation MATATDQVVGFSLVAFSLVLFVYYTLWIIILPFIDSDHVIHQYFLPREYAVIIPVVAGLLLLLFIGVFIMVVMWKSRKPAKKSD, from the exons ATG GCCACAGCAACAGACCAGGTGGTGGGATTCAGCTTGGTTGCCTTCAGCCTCGTTCTCTTTGTTTACTACACCCTCTGGATCATCATACTG ccctTCATCGACAGCGACCATGTGATCCACCAGTACTTCTTGCCTAGGGAGTATGCGGTTATCATCCCCGTGGTGgccgggctgctgctgctgctatttatAG GTGTTTTTATAATGGTTGTGATGTGGAAGAGCAGGAAACCTGCCAAGAAATCGGACTGA